From Daucus carota subsp. sativus chromosome 6, DH1 v3.0, whole genome shotgun sequence, the proteins below share one genomic window:
- the LOC135146999 gene encoding folylpolyglutamate synthase-like isoform X1 produces the protein MMFARNTNLIYDLLGVTYFQKREIQFFQRHTWKVSCLPACLNPINSIGLKSLHSDMNSWLPDPGDTDSLSHPVEKMDSNVTARSTSQDSPLSIEYEHAMEALSSLINSKKRGEKHHKPGMGSKYKKLERMSMYIKILGLEEHIAGLKIIHVAGTKGKGSTCAFCEAILRESGFRTGLFISPHLIDVRERFRVDGLDISEERFLLYFWECWNCLRENVTEDLPMPPLFQFLTVLALKIFVCEKVDVAIIEVGLGGKKDSTNVIKEPVVCGIASLGMDHMDILGDTLREIASHKAGILKPHVHAFSSPQAAEAMEVLQDRSHDLGVPLEVAAPLDYKRLNGIKLSLSGDHQFINAGLAISLCKCWLQVTGNWKNPSENESGKHILPEAFLRGLSTARLSGRAQIVEDYSFKTCKLEGNEISSGNLTFYLDGAHSPESMEACARWFSNAVRAENTTLQLQASSSEVNNSENISGKRCIPNNEWEHNKTKQILLFNCMDARDPQVLLSRLVNICASSGSHFSKAIFVPNLSTYSKVTSGASVIPVDIPARDLSWQLHLQRMWEKIVNGRDVMLHGKLKMASAESLPSHEFLTESASCHSHENGFLHRSAVIPSLPLSIKWLRDCARENPSLRIQVLVTGSLHLVGDVLKLLRR, from the exons ATGATGTTCGCTAGAAACACTAACCTCATATATGATTTACTTGGAGTTACTTATTTCCAAAAGAGAGAGATCCAATTTTTTCAACGACACACATGGAAAGTTTCCTGCCTGCCAGCTTGCTTAAATCCCATTAATTCAATTGGACTGAAGAGTTTACATTCTGACATGAACAGTTGGCTGCCAG ATCCTGGAGATACGGATAGCTTATCCCACCCCGTTGAGAAAATGGACAGTAATGTAACTGCCCGAAGTACATCACAGGATTCGCCTCTTTCTATCGAGTATGAACATGCAATGGAAGCTCTTAGTTCTCTCATTAATAGTAAGAAACGAGGCGAAAAGCACCATAAACCAGGCATGGGCAGTAAATACAAGAAATTGGAGAGGATGTCGATGTATATTAAG ATTTTAGGCTTGGAGGAACATATAGCTGGTCTTAAAATCATCCATGTTGCTGGGACCAAAGGGAAG GGTTCAACATGTGCATTTTGTGAGGCAATTCTGAGGGAAAGTGGTTTCAGAACTGGGCTATTTATCTCTCCTCATCTAATCGATGTGAGAGAAAGATTTCGTGTGGATGG GTTGGACATATCAGAAGAACGTTTTTTATTGTACTTTTGGGAATGTTGGAACTGCTTGAGG GAAAATGTTACTGAAGACTTGCCAATGCCTCCATTATTTCAGTTTCTTACGGTATTGGCACTCAAAATATTTGTATGTGAGAAG GTAGATGTTGCAATCATTGAAGTTGGTCTCGGAGGGAAAAAGGACTCTACAAATGTG ATCAAGGAACCTGTGGTCTGTGGCATTGCTTCACTTGGTATGGATCACATGGATATTTTGG GAGATACCTTGAGGGAAATTGCTTCAcacaaagctggaattctcaag CCTCATGTTCATGCATTTTCATCACCGCAAGCTGCTGAAGCAATGGAAGTTCTCCAGGACAGGTCCCATGATTTAGGG GTGCCTCTGGAAGTGGCAGCACCCCTAGACTACAAAAGATTGAATGGGATAAAACTAAGCCTGTCTGGGGATCACCAATTCATTAATGCTGGTCTAGCTATCTCACTTTGTAAATGTTGGCTCCAGGTTACAGGAAATTGgaaaaatccgtcagaaaat GAAAGTGGAAAACACATATTGCCAGAGGCATTTCTGAGGGGTCTATCAACTGCACGTCTTTCTGGAAGGGCTCAGATTGTTGAGGACTATTCATTTAAAACTTGTAAATTAGAAGGAAATGAAATTTCTTCTGGAAATTTGACTTTCTACTTGGATGGAGCTCACAGTCCTGAAAGTATGGAAGCTTGTGCTCGATGGTTTTCTAATGCCGTGAGAGCAGAGAATACTACATTGCAGTTGCAGGCATCTTCTTCTGAGGTCAATAACTCAGAGAATATTTCTGGGAAGAGGTGCATTCCAAATAATGAATGGGAACACAATAAAACAAAGCAG ATTCTTTTATTCAATTGCATGGATGCAAGGGATCCACAGGTCCTTCTTTCAAGGCTTGTAAATATATGTGCTTCCTCAg GTTCTCATTTCTCAAAGGCCATTTTTGTCCCTAATCTATCAACATATAGCAAGGTTACTTCTGGTGCATCCGTCATTCCTGTAGATATCCCTGCCAGGGACTTGTCATGGCAATTACACCTTCAGAGAATGTGGGAAAAGATAGTTAATGGGAGAG ATGTTATGCTTCATGGAAAATTAAAGATGGCCAGTGCTGAGAGTTTGCCATCCCATGAGTTTCTTACAGAGAGTGCTTCATGTCACAGTCACGAGAATGGATTTCTTCATCGCAGTGCAGTGATTCCTTCATTGCCATTGTCTATAAAGTGGTTACGGGACTGTGCTAGAGAAAACCCCTCTCTTAGAATTCAG
- the LOC135146694 gene encoding uncharacterized protein LOC135146694 isoform X2, whose product MAPKNTLSLPPPTIPIGNCQVSVEARNYSYESNQNTLQISLSKYNKINIIVSEDANKQGFDDANPRGHEGKGDYCFVVINAKDDDPESKSMLQEALNMYKKELPAMNYAANTGKKSTFLQRCVSNGKFCTLLVRLSSEEGIGEVLSAVTYQIIPADSLYAEIPLAAVRSINQHKGIGHLMYMELKRRLQSVGVRTIYCWGDEESEGFWHKQGFVPVGEVNTKGRARKLPVRADVRRALCLPGGSTLMVSHLVKDLANSTEPLNHSSPPKLLTWSSPLAICEVQEPGGITKVLDPPNNSIPVTPGSSSHEAKTLISGCRDMVPLEDLNCTKIATTLELDQTEADADGKNCSCSAPSSGAKKRRVWDASHTSLNSKKVKGAHLSSCELDSRDCLVDGSSLASYTNKILPNVATKGPLSHTFADGNDDDNEISNFALQNLSKEENLTRPNCYKIMLMNIADKAKQFRLTKIIKELGGDVITDGSLATHVITGKVRRTLNFCTALCCGAWVISACWLKESYRQGRFVDERPFLLTDNEYEVKYRIELQTAVFRGKANPQALLRGYDICVSANVQPPASTISKIATCAGGKVIHGIDEMNEASKTIYVASEVEMKEALVAVNRGIWTFSSEWFMNCVMKQELDFDAPQFAESL is encoded by the exons ATGGCACCGAAAAACACCCTTTCTCTTCCACCGCCAACAATCCCAATCG GAAATTGTCAAGTGAGTGTTGAAGCTAGAAACTACAGCTATGAATCCAATCAAAACACACTTCAAATCTCTTTGTCcaaatacaataaaattaatattatcg TGTCCGAGGATGCGAATAAGCAAGGGTTTGATGATGCTAATCCTCGTGGTCACGAGGGAAAAG GTGATTACTGTTTTGTGGTTATTAATGCGAAAGATGATGATCCTGAATCGAAGTCTATGCTTCAG GAGGCATTGAACATGTATAAGAAAGAATTGCCTGCTATGAATTATGCGGCAAATACTGGGAAGAAATCTACATTTCTTCAAAGATGCGTGTCAAATGG GAAATTCTGCACTTTACTTGTGAGATTATCTTCTGAGGAAGGAATTGGAGAG GTTCTTTCCGCAGTAACTTACCAAATAATTCCCGCTGATTCACTGTATGCTGAAATTCCTCTTGCTGCTGTTCGCTCAATCAACCAACACAAG GGGATTGGCCATCTCATGTACATGGAACTGAAAAGAAGACTGCAGAGTGTTGGTGTCCGCACTATATACTGTTGGGGAGATGAAGAGTCTGAAGGATTTTGGCATAAACAG GGATTTGTACCGGTTGGAGAGGTGAACACCAAAGGTAGAGCTCGGAAACTACCTGTTAGGGCTGATGTTCGTAGAGCATTATGCTTACCTGGCGGCTCAACCCTTATGGTTTCTCATCTTGTTAAAGATTTAGCTAACTCTACAGAACCTTTGAATCATTCATCTCCGCCAAAGCTATTAACTTGGTCTTCACCGCTTGCTATTTGTGAAGTTCAAGAGCCAGGAGGCATAACAAAGGTCCTGGATCCTCCTAATAACTCAATTCCAGTGACTCCCGGCTCTTCATCCCATGAAGCAAAAACATTGATATCGG GTTGCCGGGATATGGTTCCCCTGGAGGATCTTAACTGCACAAAAATAGCTACTACTCTAGAATTGGACCAAACTGAAGCTGATGCTGACGGGAAGAATTGTTCTTGTTCTGCTCCCAGTTCTGGTGCAAAGAAGAGAAGGGTATGGGATGCTTCCCATACCTCACTAAACTCAAAGAAAGTAAAGGGAGCTCATCTAAGTTCTTGTGAGTTAGATTCTAGAGATTGTCTTGTGGATGGAAGCTCTTTGGCCTCTTACACAAACAAAATTTTGCCTAATGTTGCTACCAAGGGTCCTTTAAGTCACACTTTTGCAGATGGGAATGACGATGATAATGAAATCAGTAATTTTGCATTACAAAATCTCAGCAAAGAGGAGAATTTAACAAGGCCAAATTGCTACAAAATTATGCTCATGAATATTGCTGATAAAGCTAAGCAATTCCGTCTGACCAAG ATTATTAAAGAACTTGGTGGGGATGTTATTACAGATGGAAGTCTCGCAACCCATGTGATCACTGGAAAAGTGAGGAGAACTTTAAATTTCTGCACAGCGCTTTGCTGTGG AGCTTGGGTGATATCAGCATGCTGGTTGAAAGAAAGTTATCGGCAGGGCAGATTTGTTG ATGAAAGGCCTTTTCTTCTGACAGACAATGAGTACGAAGTGAAGTATAGAATTGAGCTACAAACTGCAGTTTTTAGAGGAAAGGCAAATCCTCAAGCTTTGCTTCGTGGGTATGATATATGTGTCTCAGCCAATGTCCAACCTCCAGCAAGTACCATATCAAAAATTGCTACATGTGCTGGTGGAAAG GTCATCCATGGCATTGATGAAATGAATGAAGCGTCAAAAACAATATATGTCGCAAGTGAAGTGGAGATGAAGGAAGCACTTGTTGCTGTGAACAGGGGAATATGGACTTTCAGCTCAGAGTGGTTTATGAATTGTGTGATGAAGCAAGAACTAGACTTTGACGCTCCCCAGTTTGCAGAATCTCTTTAA
- the LOC135146694 gene encoding uncharacterized protein LOC135146694 isoform X1, translated as MAPKNTLSLPPPTIPIGNCQVSVEARNYSYESNQNTLQISLSKYNKINIIVSEDANKQGFDDANPRGHEGKGDYCFVVINAKDDDPESKSMLQEALNMYKKELPAMNYAANTGKKSTFLQRCVSNGKFCTLLVRLSSEEGIGEVLSAVTYQIIPADSLYAEIPLAAVRSINQHKGIGHLMYMELKRRLQSVGVRTIYCWGDEESEGFWHKQGFVPVGEVNTKGRARKLPVRADVRRALCLPGGSTLMVSHLVKDLANSTEPLNHSSPPKLLTWSSPLAICEVQEPGGITKVLDPPNNSIPVTPGSSSHEAKTLISDAGCRDMVPLEDLNCTKIATTLELDQTEADADGKNCSCSAPSSGAKKRRVWDASHTSLNSKKVKGAHLSSCELDSRDCLVDGSSLASYTNKILPNVATKGPLSHTFADGNDDDNEISNFALQNLSKEENLTRPNCYKIMLMNIADKAKQFRLTKIIKELGGDVITDGSLATHVITGKVRRTLNFCTALCCGAWVISACWLKESYRQGRFVDERPFLLTDNEYEVKYRIELQTAVFRGKANPQALLRGYDICVSANVQPPASTISKIATCAGGKVIHGIDEMNEASKTIYVASEVEMKEALVAVNRGIWTFSSEWFMNCVMKQELDFDAPQFAESL; from the exons ATGGCACCGAAAAACACCCTTTCTCTTCCACCGCCAACAATCCCAATCG GAAATTGTCAAGTGAGTGTTGAAGCTAGAAACTACAGCTATGAATCCAATCAAAACACACTTCAAATCTCTTTGTCcaaatacaataaaattaatattatcg TGTCCGAGGATGCGAATAAGCAAGGGTTTGATGATGCTAATCCTCGTGGTCACGAGGGAAAAG GTGATTACTGTTTTGTGGTTATTAATGCGAAAGATGATGATCCTGAATCGAAGTCTATGCTTCAG GAGGCATTGAACATGTATAAGAAAGAATTGCCTGCTATGAATTATGCGGCAAATACTGGGAAGAAATCTACATTTCTTCAAAGATGCGTGTCAAATGG GAAATTCTGCACTTTACTTGTGAGATTATCTTCTGAGGAAGGAATTGGAGAG GTTCTTTCCGCAGTAACTTACCAAATAATTCCCGCTGATTCACTGTATGCTGAAATTCCTCTTGCTGCTGTTCGCTCAATCAACCAACACAAG GGGATTGGCCATCTCATGTACATGGAACTGAAAAGAAGACTGCAGAGTGTTGGTGTCCGCACTATATACTGTTGGGGAGATGAAGAGTCTGAAGGATTTTGGCATAAACAG GGATTTGTACCGGTTGGAGAGGTGAACACCAAAGGTAGAGCTCGGAAACTACCTGTTAGGGCTGATGTTCGTAGAGCATTATGCTTACCTGGCGGCTCAACCCTTATGGTTTCTCATCTTGTTAAAGATTTAGCTAACTCTACAGAACCTTTGAATCATTCATCTCCGCCAAAGCTATTAACTTGGTCTTCACCGCTTGCTATTTGTGAAGTTCAAGAGCCAGGAGGCATAACAAAGGTCCTGGATCCTCCTAATAACTCAATTCCAGTGACTCCCGGCTCTTCATCCCATGAAGCAAAAACATTGATATCGG ATGCAGGTTGCCGGGATATGGTTCCCCTGGAGGATCTTAACTGCACAAAAATAGCTACTACTCTAGAATTGGACCAAACTGAAGCTGATGCTGACGGGAAGAATTGTTCTTGTTCTGCTCCCAGTTCTGGTGCAAAGAAGAGAAGGGTATGGGATGCTTCCCATACCTCACTAAACTCAAAGAAAGTAAAGGGAGCTCATCTAAGTTCTTGTGAGTTAGATTCTAGAGATTGTCTTGTGGATGGAAGCTCTTTGGCCTCTTACACAAACAAAATTTTGCCTAATGTTGCTACCAAGGGTCCTTTAAGTCACACTTTTGCAGATGGGAATGACGATGATAATGAAATCAGTAATTTTGCATTACAAAATCTCAGCAAAGAGGAGAATTTAACAAGGCCAAATTGCTACAAAATTATGCTCATGAATATTGCTGATAAAGCTAAGCAATTCCGTCTGACCAAG ATTATTAAAGAACTTGGTGGGGATGTTATTACAGATGGAAGTCTCGCAACCCATGTGATCACTGGAAAAGTGAGGAGAACTTTAAATTTCTGCACAGCGCTTTGCTGTGG AGCTTGGGTGATATCAGCATGCTGGTTGAAAGAAAGTTATCGGCAGGGCAGATTTGTTG ATGAAAGGCCTTTTCTTCTGACAGACAATGAGTACGAAGTGAAGTATAGAATTGAGCTACAAACTGCAGTTTTTAGAGGAAAGGCAAATCCTCAAGCTTTGCTTCGTGGGTATGATATATGTGTCTCAGCCAATGTCCAACCTCCAGCAAGTACCATATCAAAAATTGCTACATGTGCTGGTGGAAAG GTCATCCATGGCATTGATGAAATGAATGAAGCGTCAAAAACAATATATGTCGCAAGTGAAGTGGAGATGAAGGAAGCACTTGTTGCTGTGAACAGGGGAATATGGACTTTCAGCTCAGAGTGGTTTATGAATTGTGTGATGAAGCAAGAACTAGACTTTGACGCTCCCCAGTTTGCAGAATCTCTTTAA
- the LOC135146999 gene encoding folylpolyglutamate synthase-like isoform X2, translated as MMFARNTNLIYDLLGVTYFQKREIQFFQRHTWKVSCLPACLNPINSIGLKSLHSDMNSWLPDPGDTDSLSHPVEKMDSNVTARSTSQDSPLSIEYEHAMEALSSLINSKKRGEKHHKPGMGSKYKKLERMSMYIKILGLEEHIAGLKIIHVAGTKGKGSTCAFCEAILRESGFRTGLFISPHLIDVRERFRVDGLDISEERFLLYFWECWNCLRENVTEDLPMPPLFQFLTVLALKIFVCEKVDVAIIEVGLGGKKDSTNVIKEPVVCGIASLGMDHMDILGDTLREIASHKAGILKPHVHAFSSPQAAEAMEVLQDRSHDLGVPLEVAAPLDYKRLNGIKLSLSGDHQFINAGLAISLCKCWLQVTGNWKNPSENESGKHILPEAFLRGLSTARLSGRAQIVEDYSFKTCKLEGNEISSGNLTFYLDGAHSPESMEACARWFSNAVRAENTTLQLQASSSEVNNSENISGKRCIPNNEWEHNKTKQILLFNCMDARDPQVLLSRLVNICASSGSHFSKAIFVPNLSTYSKVTSGASVIPVDIPARDLSWQLHLQRMWEKIVNGRDVMLHGKLKMASAESLPSHEFLTESASCHSHENGFLHRSAVIPSLPLSIKWLRDCARENPSLRIQVHKAPVLAGFLAMELM; from the exons ATGATGTTCGCTAGAAACACTAACCTCATATATGATTTACTTGGAGTTACTTATTTCCAAAAGAGAGAGATCCAATTTTTTCAACGACACACATGGAAAGTTTCCTGCCTGCCAGCTTGCTTAAATCCCATTAATTCAATTGGACTGAAGAGTTTACATTCTGACATGAACAGTTGGCTGCCAG ATCCTGGAGATACGGATAGCTTATCCCACCCCGTTGAGAAAATGGACAGTAATGTAACTGCCCGAAGTACATCACAGGATTCGCCTCTTTCTATCGAGTATGAACATGCAATGGAAGCTCTTAGTTCTCTCATTAATAGTAAGAAACGAGGCGAAAAGCACCATAAACCAGGCATGGGCAGTAAATACAAGAAATTGGAGAGGATGTCGATGTATATTAAG ATTTTAGGCTTGGAGGAACATATAGCTGGTCTTAAAATCATCCATGTTGCTGGGACCAAAGGGAAG GGTTCAACATGTGCATTTTGTGAGGCAATTCTGAGGGAAAGTGGTTTCAGAACTGGGCTATTTATCTCTCCTCATCTAATCGATGTGAGAGAAAGATTTCGTGTGGATGG GTTGGACATATCAGAAGAACGTTTTTTATTGTACTTTTGGGAATGTTGGAACTGCTTGAGG GAAAATGTTACTGAAGACTTGCCAATGCCTCCATTATTTCAGTTTCTTACGGTATTGGCACTCAAAATATTTGTATGTGAGAAG GTAGATGTTGCAATCATTGAAGTTGGTCTCGGAGGGAAAAAGGACTCTACAAATGTG ATCAAGGAACCTGTGGTCTGTGGCATTGCTTCACTTGGTATGGATCACATGGATATTTTGG GAGATACCTTGAGGGAAATTGCTTCAcacaaagctggaattctcaag CCTCATGTTCATGCATTTTCATCACCGCAAGCTGCTGAAGCAATGGAAGTTCTCCAGGACAGGTCCCATGATTTAGGG GTGCCTCTGGAAGTGGCAGCACCCCTAGACTACAAAAGATTGAATGGGATAAAACTAAGCCTGTCTGGGGATCACCAATTCATTAATGCTGGTCTAGCTATCTCACTTTGTAAATGTTGGCTCCAGGTTACAGGAAATTGgaaaaatccgtcagaaaat GAAAGTGGAAAACACATATTGCCAGAGGCATTTCTGAGGGGTCTATCAACTGCACGTCTTTCTGGAAGGGCTCAGATTGTTGAGGACTATTCATTTAAAACTTGTAAATTAGAAGGAAATGAAATTTCTTCTGGAAATTTGACTTTCTACTTGGATGGAGCTCACAGTCCTGAAAGTATGGAAGCTTGTGCTCGATGGTTTTCTAATGCCGTGAGAGCAGAGAATACTACATTGCAGTTGCAGGCATCTTCTTCTGAGGTCAATAACTCAGAGAATATTTCTGGGAAGAGGTGCATTCCAAATAATGAATGGGAACACAATAAAACAAAGCAG ATTCTTTTATTCAATTGCATGGATGCAAGGGATCCACAGGTCCTTCTTTCAAGGCTTGTAAATATATGTGCTTCCTCAg GTTCTCATTTCTCAAAGGCCATTTTTGTCCCTAATCTATCAACATATAGCAAGGTTACTTCTGGTGCATCCGTCATTCCTGTAGATATCCCTGCCAGGGACTTGTCATGGCAATTACACCTTCAGAGAATGTGGGAAAAGATAGTTAATGGGAGAG ATGTTATGCTTCATGGAAAATTAAAGATGGCCAGTGCTGAGAGTTTGCCATCCCATGAGTTTCTTACAGAGAGTGCTTCATGTCACAGTCACGAGAATGGATTTCTTCATCGCAGTGCAGTGATTCCTTCATTGCCATTGTCTATAAAGTGGTTACGGGACTGTGCTAGAGAAAACCCCTCTCTTAGAATTCAG gTGCACAAGGCTCCTGTGTTAGCAGGGTTCCTAGCAATGGAGCTAATGTAG
- the LOC135146999 gene encoding folylpolyglutamate synthase-like isoform X3, whose amino-acid sequence MDSNVTARSTSQDSPLSIEYEHAMEALSSLINSKKRGEKHHKPGMGSKYKKLERMSMYIKILGLEEHIAGLKIIHVAGTKGKGSTCAFCEAILRESGFRTGLFISPHLIDVRERFRVDGLDISEERFLLYFWECWNCLRENVTEDLPMPPLFQFLTVLALKIFVCEKVDVAIIEVGLGGKKDSTNVIKEPVVCGIASLGMDHMDILGDTLREIASHKAGILKPHVHAFSSPQAAEAMEVLQDRSHDLGVPLEVAAPLDYKRLNGIKLSLSGDHQFINAGLAISLCKCWLQVTGNWKNPSENESGKHILPEAFLRGLSTARLSGRAQIVEDYSFKTCKLEGNEISSGNLTFYLDGAHSPESMEACARWFSNAVRAENTTLQLQASSSEVNNSENISGKRCIPNNEWEHNKTKQILLFNCMDARDPQVLLSRLVNICASSGSHFSKAIFVPNLSTYSKVTSGASVIPVDIPARDLSWQLHLQRMWEKIVNGRDVMLHGKLKMASAESLPSHEFLTESASCHSHENGFLHRSAVIPSLPLSIKWLRDCARENPSLRIQVLVTGSLHLVGDVLKLLRR is encoded by the exons ATGGACAGTAATGTAACTGCCCGAAGTACATCACAGGATTCGCCTCTTTCTATCGAGTATGAACATGCAATGGAAGCTCTTAGTTCTCTCATTAATAGTAAGAAACGAGGCGAAAAGCACCATAAACCAGGCATGGGCAGTAAATACAAGAAATTGGAGAGGATGTCGATGTATATTAAG ATTTTAGGCTTGGAGGAACATATAGCTGGTCTTAAAATCATCCATGTTGCTGGGACCAAAGGGAAG GGTTCAACATGTGCATTTTGTGAGGCAATTCTGAGGGAAAGTGGTTTCAGAACTGGGCTATTTATCTCTCCTCATCTAATCGATGTGAGAGAAAGATTTCGTGTGGATGG GTTGGACATATCAGAAGAACGTTTTTTATTGTACTTTTGGGAATGTTGGAACTGCTTGAGG GAAAATGTTACTGAAGACTTGCCAATGCCTCCATTATTTCAGTTTCTTACGGTATTGGCACTCAAAATATTTGTATGTGAGAAG GTAGATGTTGCAATCATTGAAGTTGGTCTCGGAGGGAAAAAGGACTCTACAAATGTG ATCAAGGAACCTGTGGTCTGTGGCATTGCTTCACTTGGTATGGATCACATGGATATTTTGG GAGATACCTTGAGGGAAATTGCTTCAcacaaagctggaattctcaag CCTCATGTTCATGCATTTTCATCACCGCAAGCTGCTGAAGCAATGGAAGTTCTCCAGGACAGGTCCCATGATTTAGGG GTGCCTCTGGAAGTGGCAGCACCCCTAGACTACAAAAGATTGAATGGGATAAAACTAAGCCTGTCTGGGGATCACCAATTCATTAATGCTGGTCTAGCTATCTCACTTTGTAAATGTTGGCTCCAGGTTACAGGAAATTGgaaaaatccgtcagaaaat GAAAGTGGAAAACACATATTGCCAGAGGCATTTCTGAGGGGTCTATCAACTGCACGTCTTTCTGGAAGGGCTCAGATTGTTGAGGACTATTCATTTAAAACTTGTAAATTAGAAGGAAATGAAATTTCTTCTGGAAATTTGACTTTCTACTTGGATGGAGCTCACAGTCCTGAAAGTATGGAAGCTTGTGCTCGATGGTTTTCTAATGCCGTGAGAGCAGAGAATACTACATTGCAGTTGCAGGCATCTTCTTCTGAGGTCAATAACTCAGAGAATATTTCTGGGAAGAGGTGCATTCCAAATAATGAATGGGAACACAATAAAACAAAGCAG ATTCTTTTATTCAATTGCATGGATGCAAGGGATCCACAGGTCCTTCTTTCAAGGCTTGTAAATATATGTGCTTCCTCAg GTTCTCATTTCTCAAAGGCCATTTTTGTCCCTAATCTATCAACATATAGCAAGGTTACTTCTGGTGCATCCGTCATTCCTGTAGATATCCCTGCCAGGGACTTGTCATGGCAATTACACCTTCAGAGAATGTGGGAAAAGATAGTTAATGGGAGAG ATGTTATGCTTCATGGAAAATTAAAGATGGCCAGTGCTGAGAGTTTGCCATCCCATGAGTTTCTTACAGAGAGTGCTTCATGTCACAGTCACGAGAATGGATTTCTTCATCGCAGTGCAGTGATTCCTTCATTGCCATTGTCTATAAAGTGGTTACGGGACTGTGCTAGAGAAAACCCCTCTCTTAGAATTCAG